Proteins from one Halopseudomonas pelagia genomic window:
- a CDS encoding ABC transporter permease: protein MSGGVLGRLGWTLHGLLSHWRRHPLQAACLLVGLWLATALWTGVQALNSQARDSYDRAAQLFGGSGQSVLVSPGGQLIPQQRFAELRRAGWPVSPVLQGSVSVATPGGERRLQLTGIDPLSLPSGGALATGMQSTDALAEFIRAPGRSWVAADTLADLGVNAATPLTLADGQVLPPLQVVADMPPGMLVVDIGRAQQLLNQPGLLSELMVDNQFAAGQPAIANNLPLIWESRDEADLQRLTESFHLNLTALGLLAFVVGLFIVHAAAGLAMEQRRGVMQTLRACGTSLRMLVAALLVELVLLALIGGSLGVLSGFALAGLLMGDVAASLRGLYGAQVAGQLSLGAGWWLAGLGMSLLGTLLAGGSSVLTALRMPVLAWARPQAWREAQGRVVARLSALGVLLLSAALLLIEFGSGLLAGFALLACLLLGAAWLLPVFLQGMLRLGARSARGPIGQWFWADSQQQLSGLSMALMALLLALAANVGVGSMTEGFRQTFTGWLDQRLAADIYIRPESAKQAAEISTWLQARPEVRAQLPSWQLDTRIAGWPAELSGVIDHPLYAQTWPLLESVPGAWTALAAGQGAMVSEQLGYRLGLALGDQLVVTTPAGEWRLKVLGRYADYGNPRGQLLVSATALTQRWIDQPITSLGVLSAPGRAAELASELQTHFALAGNRVIDQASLKRYSRDVFEQTFAATAALNTLTLGVAAIALLTSLLSLADSRLSQLAPLWAMGLRPSQLAGLSLLQMLVLAAFTCLMAIPLGLLLAWCLIDVVNVQAFGWRLPWHWFPAQWAILVGLALAAVLLASLGPVWRIARAQPGSLLRSFANES, encoded by the coding sequence TTGAGCGGCGGTGTGCTCGGACGTCTGGGCTGGACGCTGCACGGTCTGCTCAGTCACTGGCGTCGGCATCCGCTGCAGGCGGCGTGCCTGTTGGTCGGGTTGTGGTTAGCGACCGCGCTCTGGACCGGTGTGCAGGCGCTCAACAGCCAGGCGCGTGACAGCTATGATCGTGCTGCGCAGCTATTCGGCGGCAGCGGCCAGTCCGTGCTGGTCAGCCCGGGTGGGCAGTTGATCCCGCAGCAGCGTTTTGCCGAACTGCGACGCGCTGGGTGGCCGGTGTCGCCAGTGTTGCAGGGCAGTGTCAGCGTGGCTACGCCAGGGGGCGAACGGCGGCTGCAACTTACCGGTATCGACCCTCTGAGTTTGCCGAGCGGTGGGGCGCTGGCGACTGGTATGCAGAGTACCGACGCCCTGGCGGAATTTATTCGCGCTCCCGGCCGATCCTGGGTCGCAGCCGATACCTTGGCTGATCTGGGCGTGAACGCCGCCACGCCGCTGACGCTCGCTGATGGCCAGGTATTGCCACCTTTGCAGGTGGTTGCCGATATGCCGCCCGGCATGCTGGTCGTGGACATAGGCCGCGCGCAACAGTTGCTGAACCAGCCGGGTTTGCTCAGCGAGCTAATGGTCGACAATCAGTTCGCTGCCGGGCAGCCGGCCATTGCCAATAACCTGCCGCTGATCTGGGAGTCCCGGGACGAGGCGGATCTGCAGCGGCTGACCGAGAGTTTTCATCTCAATCTGACAGCATTGGGGCTGTTGGCGTTTGTTGTCGGGCTGTTTATCGTACATGCGGCCGCCGGGCTGGCGATGGAACAGCGCCGTGGCGTGATGCAGACCTTGCGTGCCTGCGGCACCAGTCTGCGCATGCTGGTGGCGGCGCTCTTGGTTGAGCTGGTGCTGCTGGCGCTAATCGGCGGCAGTCTGGGAGTGCTTAGCGGTTTTGCGCTGGCGGGGTTGCTGATGGGGGATGTGGCGGCCAGTCTGCGTGGCCTTTACGGTGCACAGGTGGCCGGGCAGTTGTCACTGGGTGCGGGTTGGTGGTTGGCCGGCTTGGGTATGAGTCTGCTCGGCACCTTGCTGGCCGGCGGCAGTAGTGTGCTGACCGCCTTGCGCATGCCGGTACTGGCCTGGGCGCGGCCGCAGGCCTGGCGCGAAGCCCAAGGTCGCGTGGTGGCGCGCTTGAGCGCTTTGGGTGTGCTGCTGCTGAGTGCTGCGCTGCTGCTGATAGAGTTTGGTAGCGGCTTGCTGGCCGGGTTTGCGCTGCTGGCCTGCCTGCTGCTGGGAGCGGCCTGGCTCCTGCCGGTGTTTCTCCAAGGGATGTTGCGCCTTGGCGCGCGTTCGGCGCGGGGACCGATTGGGCAATGGTTCTGGGCCGACAGTCAGCAGCAGTTGTCCGGTCTGAGCATGGCGTTAATGGCTCTGCTGTTGGCGTTGGCCGCCAACGTCGGCGTCGGCAGCATGACCGAAGGCTTTCGCCAGACCTTTACCGGCTGGCTGGATCAGCGTCTGGCTGCGGATATCTATATTCGCCCGGAAAGCGCAAAGCAGGCGGCCGAGATCTCGACCTGGTTACAGGCACGCCCGGAGGTGCGCGCGCAGCTGCCCAGTTGGCAGCTGGATACGCGCATCGCGGGCTGGCCGGCCGAACTCAGCGGCGTGATTGACCACCCGCTGTATGCCCAGACCTGGCCGCTGCTTGAGTCCGTGCCTGGCGCCTGGACGGCCCTTGCTGCCGGGCAGGGCGCTATGGTCAGCGAACAGCTGGGCTATCGCCTGGGGCTGGCGCTGGGGGATCAGTTGGTGGTGACTACGCCCGCCGGTGAATGGCGCTTGAAGGTGCTGGGTCGCTACGCCGATTATGGCAATCCGCGCGGGCAACTGTTGGTCTCGGCTACGGCGCTGACCCAGCGCTGGATTGATCAGCCGATTACCAGTCTTGGCGTGCTAAGCGCACCGGGCCGGGCTGCCGAGCTGGCGAGCGAGCTGCAAACCCATTTTGCCCTGGCGGGTAATCGGGTCATCGATCAGGCCTCGCTGAAACGCTACTCGCGTGACGTTTTCGAGCAGACCTTCGCCGCGACCGCCGCACTCAATACGCTGACGCTGGGCGTCGCCGCCATCGCCCTGTTGACCAGTCTGCTCAGTTTGGCCGATAGCCGCTTGAGCCAATTGGCGCCGCTATGGGCCATGGGCTTGCGGCCGTCGCAATTGGCCGGCCTGAGTCTGTTGCAAATGCTGGTGCTGGCGGCGTTCACCTGCTTGATGGCGATTCCGTTAGGGCTGCTACTGGCCTGGTGTCTGATTGATGTGGTCAATGTGCAGGCGTTTGGCTGGCGGTTGCCTTGGCACTGGTTCCCGGCGCAGTGGGCAATCCTGGTCGGGCTCGCGCTGGCGGCCGTGCTGTTGGCCAGTCTGGGGCCGGTATGGCGTATCGCACGTGCGCAGCCAGGCAGCCTGCTCAGGAGTTTTGCCAATGAAAGCTGA
- a CDS encoding ABC transporter ATP-binding protein, translating into MLEITGLRKSYSGPQGRLQILDGVDLQLPHGQTLALMGESGSGKSTLLHLVAALDQADSGEVRVGEQRLDALNEAARAAYRRDSVAVIFQQFNLIPSLTVADNLAFQARLAGRLDAEWQASLTAELGLEVLLQRYPEQLSGGQQQRVAVGRALALRPALILADEPTGNLDERTADEVMALLLALVDKVGSSLLMVTHSSRLASRLDQQILLSNGRVQGAGR; encoded by the coding sequence ATGCTTGAGATTACAGGATTGCGTAAAAGCTACAGCGGTCCCCAGGGCCGGTTGCAGATTCTTGATGGAGTTGATCTGCAGCTGCCGCACGGACAGACCCTGGCGCTGATGGGCGAATCCGGCAGCGGCAAAAGTACGCTACTGCACCTGGTGGCCGCGCTGGATCAGGCTGATAGTGGCGAGGTTCGGGTCGGAGAGCAGCGCCTCGACGCACTGAACGAGGCGGCCCGTGCGGCTTATCGGCGTGACAGCGTGGCGGTGATTTTTCAGCAGTTCAATCTGATTCCCTCGCTAACGGTTGCCGACAATCTGGCCTTTCAGGCGCGCCTGGCCGGCCGGCTGGATGCCGAATGGCAGGCCTCGCTGACGGCAGAGCTCGGCCTGGAGGTGTTGCTGCAGCGCTACCCGGAACAACTCTCCGGAGGCCAGCAGCAACGGGTCGCGGTGGGCCGCGCACTGGCCCTGCGCCCAGCTTTGATCCTGGCAGATGAACCCACCGGCAACCTGGATGAGCGCACCGCCGATGAGGTAATGGCCCTGCTGCTGGCGCTGGTCGACAAGGTCGGCTCCAGCCTGTTGATGGTCACCCACAGCTCGCGGTTGGCGAGCCGACTCGATCAACAGATCTTGCTCAGCAACGGCCGTGTGCAGGGAGCTGGTCGTTGA